From Streptomyces yatensis, one genomic window encodes:
- a CDS encoding SSI family serine proteinase inhibitor has protein sequence MPLLHRLVVTAALTTAATAGALAPAGATPLPLPLPFDGESADRLVITVSQNGDPDDASTFVLNCHPTGGTHPRARAACAQLDSQTVWGRDPFAPVSPDAMCTGQYGGPATARVTGHWAGRPVNAWFNRTNGCEIARWNRFSVVLRTPGS, from the coding sequence ATGCCCCTGCTGCACCGCCTCGTCGTCACCGCCGCTCTGACGACCGCCGCCACGGCGGGCGCGCTGGCCCCCGCCGGGGCCACGCCGCTGCCGCTGCCCCTGCCGTTCGACGGGGAGAGCGCCGACCGGCTCGTGATCACCGTCAGCCAGAACGGGGATCCCGACGATGCCTCGACCTTTGTGCTGAACTGCCACCCGACCGGGGGTACGCACCCCCGGGCCCGGGCCGCGTGTGCGCAGCTGGACTCGCAGACCGTATGGGGCCGGGATCCGTTCGCGCCGGTGTCGCCCGATGCGATGTGCACCGGGCAGTACGGCGGGCCGGCCACGGCGCGGGTGACGGGTCACTGGGCGGGGCGTCCCGTCAACGCGTGGTTCAACCGCACCAACGGGTGTGAAATCGCCCGATGGAATCGGTTCTCCGTCGTTTTGCGCACGCCTGGGAGCTGA
- a CDS encoding site-specific integrase → MAGRNVNGEGTIVQRKDGRWHGAAYVLTPDGTYKRRFVYGKSWDDVHEKLTRLKADSQSGIPVVTSKLSLGEFLTYWLANVARIKVRPSTYAAYETLVRIYLAPGLGKKKLARLTARDIRAFLATTARTCQCCAQGKDKARPERKRRCCALGKCCESYPSDRTVRFLLVLLRAALEHAVREDELPRNVAKNVELGMGTKREIEPLTVEEGRRLLAAARGNRMWAAYELAVRIGLRRGEVLGLRWKDVDLTDGTVTIRQTLQRVGGELLVAAPKTQRSARRVALPGECVTALRARRAQQHGDRLAAGDKWKDDGRDLVFTTKNGTPIEPRNLNRAFTLLCDKAGVRRVRFHDLRHTCASLLHEQGADARMIMEVLGHSSIRVTMDIYTFVRLDSQRSAFDRVGDALRDINDDGDDGPSGVPVPA, encoded by the coding sequence ATGGCCGGGAGGAACGTCAACGGAGAAGGCACGATCGTCCAGCGCAAGGACGGCCGTTGGCACGGAGCGGCGTACGTCCTCACGCCGGACGGCACGTACAAACGGCGCTTCGTCTACGGCAAGAGCTGGGATGACGTTCACGAAAAGCTGACCCGCCTCAAGGCGGACTCACAGAGCGGTATTCCCGTCGTCACGAGCAAGCTGAGCCTGGGCGAGTTCCTGACGTACTGGCTGGCCAACGTCGCTCGCATCAAGGTGCGGCCGTCCACGTACGCGGCCTACGAAACGCTCGTACGGATCTACCTCGCTCCGGGCCTGGGGAAGAAGAAGCTGGCCCGGCTCACCGCACGGGACATCCGGGCCTTCCTCGCCACCACCGCGCGTACGTGCCAGTGCTGCGCTCAAGGGAAGGACAAGGCACGGCCGGAACGGAAACGCCGCTGCTGCGCGCTGGGCAAGTGCTGCGAGTCGTACCCGTCCGATCGGACCGTGCGTTTCCTCCTGGTGCTGCTGCGGGCGGCACTGGAGCACGCGGTGCGGGAGGACGAACTACCGCGCAACGTGGCCAAGAACGTCGAGCTGGGCATGGGCACGAAGCGCGAGATAGAGCCGCTGACCGTGGAGGAGGGGCGTCGGCTCCTGGCGGCGGCGCGTGGCAATCGGATGTGGGCGGCGTACGAACTGGCCGTACGGATCGGGCTGCGACGCGGGGAAGTCCTCGGCCTTCGGTGGAAGGACGTGGATCTTACGGACGGCACAGTCACCATCCGCCAGACGCTCCAGCGCGTTGGCGGGGAACTGCTGGTCGCTGCTCCGAAGACTCAGCGCTCGGCCCGCCGGGTGGCGCTGCCCGGCGAGTGCGTGACGGCGCTCCGCGCTCGCCGAGCCCAGCAACACGGAGACCGCCTTGCGGCAGGAGACAAGTGGAAGGACGACGGCAGGGATCTCGTCTTCACCACGAAGAACGGAACGCCCATCGAACCGCGCAACCTGAACCGCGCCTTCACCCTCCTGTGCGACAAGGCAGGCGTCCGGCGCGTCCGGTTCCATGATCTCCGGCATACCTGCGCGTCGCTGCTGCACGAGCAGGGGGCCGACGCCCGAATGATCATGGAAGTGCTCGGGCACAGCTCGATCCGCGTGACGATGGACATCTACACCTTCGTCCGGCTCGACTCTCAGCGCTCCGCATTCGATCGCGTCGGCGATGCCCTGCGTGACATCAACGACGACGGCGACGACGGCCCGAGCGGCGTCCCCGTACCCGCCTGA
- a CDS encoding helix-turn-helix domain-containing protein → MTPGLLNVGQVAARLQVSRWTVYNLIRSRELASLTIGRCRRITESALHDYIHRQTEGEAA, encoded by the coding sequence GTGACTCCGGGCCTGCTCAACGTGGGCCAGGTCGCGGCTCGGCTCCAGGTGAGCCGCTGGACGGTCTACAACCTCATCCGCTCACGGGAGCTGGCCTCCCTGACCATCGGCCGCTGCCGACGCATCACCGAATCCGCCCTGCACGACTACATCCACCGCCAGACCGAAGGAGAGGCCGCCTGA
- a CDS encoding replication initiator produces the protein MKAPLDLRHVASLALRDLIELAHLPDFERVHDQISRIRGCTRPVQLVGSTETRDTATDTIVRAYSTAGEPTGRLLTTCGNRRSSRCPSCSRLYAADTYHLIKAGLSGGKSVPGTVRTHPRLFVTLTAPSFGPVHNRRITDAGENLPCRCGTRHPADDPALGTPLSPATYDYTGAVLWNAHAGALWARFTTYLRRELAAHLGMTQKALNAALRVSFAKVAEYQRRGLVHFHAVVRLDGPEGSDEPPPRWATADALTHAVTEAAERAVLTVTSDAIGERRLTWGDQLDIREIAALGDGELTDQKVAAYVAKYATKSAEDSGTVDRSLRCPHCTGRGYQRGPDGFRDLCEECKGTGQSEPIADLPVHSHVRQMIRTAWNLGHLPEFAELKLWKWAHMLGFRGHFSSKSRRYSTTLSALRDIRRTWRTEQARATDDRPEREEETTLVVSHWQYLASGYSPGEELLAAQVRHDIAQARDHADRRKTEGDPWL, from the coding sequence GTGAAAGCCCCTCTGGACCTGCGCCACGTGGCGAGCCTGGCCCTGCGGGACCTCATCGAGCTTGCCCATCTCCCCGACTTTGAGCGCGTCCACGACCAGATCAGCCGAATCCGCGGTTGTACCCGCCCGGTTCAGCTCGTCGGCTCCACCGAAACCCGCGACACAGCGACGGACACCATCGTCCGTGCGTACAGCACCGCTGGCGAACCCACCGGGCGGCTGCTGACCACCTGCGGTAACCGCCGTTCCTCCCGCTGTCCCTCCTGCTCCCGCCTGTACGCCGCCGACACCTACCACCTGATCAAGGCCGGACTCTCAGGCGGCAAGAGCGTGCCGGGGACCGTACGCACACACCCCCGCCTCTTCGTCACCCTGACCGCCCCGTCGTTCGGGCCGGTCCACAACCGCCGCATCACCGACGCGGGCGAGAACCTGCCCTGCCGCTGCGGCACCCGCCACCCCGCCGACGACCCCGCCTTGGGCACCCCGCTGTCCCCGGCCACCTACGACTACACCGGCGCCGTGCTCTGGAACGCCCACGCCGGAGCCCTGTGGGCACGCTTCACCACCTACCTCCGCCGTGAGCTGGCCGCGCACCTCGGCATGACGCAGAAGGCGCTGAATGCGGCGCTGCGGGTCTCCTTCGCCAAGGTCGCCGAGTACCAGCGGCGCGGCCTGGTCCACTTCCACGCCGTTGTGCGCCTCGACGGCCCGGAAGGCAGCGACGAGCCCCCGCCCCGGTGGGCCACCGCCGACGCGCTCACCCACGCGGTCACCGAGGCGGCCGAACGCGCCGTGCTCACGGTCACCTCCGACGCCATCGGCGAACGCCGACTCACCTGGGGCGATCAGCTCGACATCCGCGAGATCGCCGCCCTGGGCGACGGAGAACTGACAGATCAGAAGGTCGCCGCCTATGTCGCGAAGTACGCCACCAAGAGCGCTGAGGACTCCGGGACCGTGGACCGCTCCCTGCGCTGCCCTCACTGCACCGGACGCGGCTACCAGCGCGGTCCTGACGGATTCCGGGACCTGTGCGAGGAGTGCAAGGGCACCGGCCAGTCCGAACCCATCGCGGACCTGCCCGTGCACAGCCACGTCCGCCAGATGATCCGCACCGCCTGGAACCTCGGCCACCTCCCCGAGTTCGCCGAACTCAAGCTCTGGAAGTGGGCCCACATGCTCGGCTTCCGAGGCCACTTCTCCAGCAAATCCCGCCGCTACTCCACCACCCTCAGCGCACTGCGCGACATCCGCCGCACCTGGCGCACGGAGCAAGCACGCGCCACAGACGACCGGCCCGAGCGGGAGGAGGAAACCACCCTCGTCGTCTCCCACTGGCAATACCTGGCCTCCGGCTACAGCCCCGGCGAAGAACTCCTCGCCGCCCAGGTACGCCACGACATCGCCCAAGCACGCGACCACGCCGACCGCCGCAAGACAGAAGGAGACCCCTGGCTGTGA
- a CDS encoding DUF2637 domain-containing protein, with translation MSEDRITQRTVTVIMGIIAALAFVFSFGNVWALALRLGVPGPIAPLIAPMVDLSVVGLLVALRYLSLRGVPADQITGATRLMHMSGLLTLALNVAEPIVAEHYGRAAVDAVAPLLLLGWGAVGPQLLRHFHTVAHTTPTPAAPDAPVEKAPAPEPEPAPAPEPVTPKPESSPAVTVPVPLLNAARTIADTYRAEHGESITPAQLRARLGVALPLATATHAQL, from the coding sequence ATGTCTGAGGACCGGATCACTCAGCGCACCGTGACCGTGATCATGGGCATAATCGCGGCCCTGGCCTTCGTCTTCTCCTTCGGCAACGTCTGGGCCCTCGCGCTGCGCCTCGGCGTCCCCGGCCCCATCGCACCGCTGATCGCCCCCATGGTGGACCTGTCCGTCGTCGGCCTCCTGGTCGCCCTGCGGTACCTGTCCCTGCGCGGCGTCCCGGCCGACCAGATCACGGGCGCCACTCGGCTCATGCACATGTCCGGGCTGCTGACCCTGGCCCTCAACGTCGCCGAACCCATCGTCGCCGAGCACTACGGCCGGGCCGCCGTGGACGCGGTCGCCCCGCTCCTCCTCCTGGGCTGGGGAGCCGTCGGCCCCCAACTCCTGCGCCACTTCCACACCGTCGCCCACACCACCCCGACCCCTGCCGCGCCTGACGCACCGGTCGAGAAGGCACCGGCCCCCGAGCCGGAGCCTGCCCCGGCCCCCGAACCGGTCACGCCGAAGCCGGAGAGTTCCCCGGCGGTCACGGTGCCCGTGCCGCTGCTGAACGCGGCCCGCACCATCGCCGACACCTACCGGGCCGAGCACGGCGAGTCCATCACTCCGGCGCAGCTCCGGGCCCGCCTCGGCGTCGCACTGCCGCTGGCCACCGCCACGCACGCCCAGCTCTGA
- a CDS encoding FtsK/SpoIIIE domain-containing protein, with amino-acid sequence MTVQEVFGSAPAVAGAALALIGIWALWWLVRYVRADKMTRASMRQAIGVRRRWRRLAPMVGLSVTDKTPPAVIVAPDGKVPKPRVLIPKIRVAADRYGVLVHAVCLPKVGLAEFQRAAPYLADAWRCTRVSVLPDQPGTLVIRGVRVDPLIVPTEHTPSGAVPEDLAVWDLGLDEYAQPVSVSLANVPGVTVAGLPGFGKTSLVNRFICDTAPSDAVQYAVADGKVTSSHEGDYADLTDRIFAFVGDDLEEANALFTRLVKLRRDRSASIRALLGVKNMWHLGPSAAWPLTVLIVDEAHTYFRDYKGSDTRTKKLAALAAENARLVEDLVKKGRNVGILVIIATQKATGDAIPTFIRDVCPVGLSFAQKTAEAAVVALGEDIRNWPDASPTALQDPAYVGVAAMAHQGRPGFARIRTPYVADADAARIATDTAHLTRDPAELLEELAVSAMRVDDPFTKREAA; translated from the coding sequence GTGACTGTGCAGGAGGTGTTCGGGTCTGCCCCGGCTGTTGCCGGGGCGGCCCTGGCCCTGATCGGCATATGGGCCCTGTGGTGGCTGGTGCGCTATGTGCGTGCCGACAAAATGACGCGGGCGAGCATGCGGCAGGCCATCGGCGTACGGCGGCGCTGGCGTCGGCTGGCCCCGATGGTCGGGCTGTCGGTGACCGACAAGACTCCTCCGGCCGTGATCGTGGCCCCGGACGGCAAGGTCCCCAAGCCACGGGTCCTCATCCCGAAGATCCGGGTCGCGGCCGACCGGTACGGGGTGCTGGTGCACGCGGTCTGCCTGCCCAAGGTGGGCCTGGCGGAGTTCCAGCGGGCGGCCCCGTATCTGGCCGATGCATGGCGGTGCACGCGGGTTTCGGTCCTACCGGACCAGCCGGGGACGCTGGTGATCCGTGGGGTGCGGGTTGATCCGCTGATCGTTCCCACCGAGCACACCCCGTCTGGGGCTGTGCCGGAGGATCTGGCGGTGTGGGATCTGGGCCTGGACGAGTACGCGCAGCCGGTAAGCGTCAGCCTGGCCAACGTGCCCGGTGTCACCGTGGCCGGGCTGCCCGGCTTCGGCAAGACGTCCCTGGTCAACCGGTTCATCTGCGATACGGCGCCGTCCGATGCGGTGCAGTACGCGGTGGCCGATGGGAAGGTGACCTCATCCCATGAGGGCGACTACGCCGACTTGACGGACCGGATCTTCGCGTTCGTCGGTGACGATCTGGAAGAGGCGAACGCGCTGTTCACGCGGCTGGTGAAGCTGCGGCGGGACCGGTCGGCGTCCATCCGTGCCCTGCTGGGCGTGAAGAACATGTGGCACCTCGGGCCCTCAGCCGCCTGGCCGTTGACCGTGCTCATCGTGGACGAAGCGCACACCTACTTCCGCGACTACAAGGGATCGGACACGCGGACGAAGAAGCTCGCCGCGCTGGCCGCCGAGAACGCGCGGCTGGTGGAGGACCTGGTGAAGAAGGGCCGCAACGTCGGCATCCTGGTGATCATCGCGACACAGAAGGCAACCGGGGACGCCATCCCCACCTTCATCCGGGACGTGTGCCCGGTGGGCCTGTCCTTCGCCCAGAAGACCGCCGAAGCGGCCGTGGTCGCGCTCGGGGAGGACATCCGCAACTGGCCCGACGCCAGCCCCACCGCACTCCAGGACCCGGCCTACGTCGGGGTGGCGGCCATGGCGCACCAGGGCCGTCCCGGCTTCGCCCGCATCCGCACGCCGTACGTGGCCGACGCGGACGCTGCCCGCATCGCCACCGACACCGCCCACCTGACCCGCGACCCCGCCGAACTGCTGGAAGAACTGGCGGTCTCCGCGATGCGGGTGGACGACCCGTTCACCAAACGGGAGGCCGCCTGA
- a CDS encoding GntR family transcriptional regulator produces the protein MTPSTHDARPPYQQAAEAIRAEIKAGKLKPGEQLPSHRELQERFGIANMTARSALRVLREEGLIYTVQGRGSYVADVVGPSNEVMGVVSGLVVQAGKVPDPDSAEADGAVIETLQAVRDQLRALNAEVQTLKREVAELKARQDS, from the coding sequence ATGACGCCGTCGACGCACGACGCCCGCCCGCCGTATCAGCAGGCAGCCGAGGCCATCCGGGCCGAGATCAAGGCGGGCAAGCTCAAGCCGGGGGAACAGCTCCCCTCGCATCGCGAGCTGCAAGAGCGGTTCGGCATCGCCAACATGACCGCCCGCAGCGCTCTTCGCGTACTCCGGGAAGAGGGCTTGATCTACACGGTGCAGGGGCGTGGCAGCTATGTCGCAGACGTCGTCGGACCCAGCAACGAGGTCATGGGGGTTGTGTCAGGTCTGGTGGTGCAGGCAGGAAAGGTTCCGGACCCCGACAGCGCTGAGGCAGACGGGGCCGTGATCGAAACCCTTCAGGCTGTCCGTGACCAGCTCCGAGCCTTGAACGCGGAGGTCCAGACCCTCAAGCGGGAAGTCGCCGAACTGAAGGCGCGGCAGGACTCGTAG
- a CDS encoding ATP-binding protein, whose amino-acid sequence MKPELTGPDGRVVVRRWTRHPRCVALARADLRKALAGWGLIAVEEAALLVLSELITNAVRHARVPGRQIETRYLHQGDKVRIEVHDAADQLPKLRTPTPESVRGRGLVLVETLADQWGVTPRPAVGKAVWAVLALPADERASLASGERREGQS is encoded by the coding sequence ATGAAGCCAGAGCTGACAGGCCCGGATGGACGCGTGGTGGTGAGGCGTTGGACCCGCCACCCCCGCTGTGTCGCCCTGGCCCGAGCCGACTTGCGGAAGGCTCTGGCTGGTTGGGGGCTGATCGCGGTCGAAGAGGCCGCGCTGTTGGTGCTGTCCGAATTGATAACGAACGCCGTGCGTCATGCGCGGGTGCCGGGGCGCCAGATCGAGACGCGCTATCTGCACCAGGGCGACAAGGTGCGGATCGAGGTTCACGACGCGGCCGACCAGTTGCCCAAGCTGAGGACTCCGACCCCCGAATCGGTACGCGGCCGAGGGCTGGTCCTGGTGGAAACGCTCGCCGATCAGTGGGGCGTCACCCCACGGCCAGCGGTGGGCAAGGCGGTCTGGGCGGTCCTCGCACTTCCTGCCGACGAACGGGCCTCACTGGCCAGTGGAGAGCGTAGAGAGGGGCAGTCGTGA
- the ribD gene encoding bifunctional diaminohydroxyphosphoribosylaminopyrimidine deaminase/5-amino-6-(5-phosphoribosylamino)uracil reductase RibD yields MATPNELTAMRRAIAISAQGLGTTSPNPPVGCVILDRDGVPVGEGYHLRKGDHHAEVNALTAAGERAEGGTAVVTLEPCNHHGRTPPCRQALIDAKVSRVLIAVMDPTSRGEGGAAVLEQAGIEVERGVLEQEALLVLGPWLHSLRTGRPHITWAYSVGINEGHSDQVLTELRRTHDLVIRRYGAIEEGVLGGHGEDAFRVPTGPLGDEPAKVVRDFTESGARSVLIEGSDNEVARLLADLVDRIVIDVPSTPPSSVPTPASKLVPSEFRLVDAGCPGPQVRLIAIRESAGTIS; encoded by the coding sequence ATGGCCACGCCGAACGAACTGACGGCCATGCGGCGAGCAATCGCCATCTCTGCCCAGGGCCTCGGGACGACGAGCCCCAACCCGCCCGTCGGGTGCGTGATCCTCGACCGCGACGGCGTACCGGTCGGCGAGGGGTACCACCTCCGCAAGGGCGACCACCACGCCGAGGTGAACGCGCTCACCGCAGCGGGGGAGCGGGCCGAGGGCGGCACGGCGGTCGTGACCCTGGAGCCCTGCAACCACCACGGCCGGACCCCGCCCTGCCGACAGGCACTGATCGACGCAAAGGTGTCCCGCGTCCTGATAGCCGTCATGGACCCGACCTCACGAGGAGAGGGCGGCGCGGCGGTGCTGGAGCAGGCCGGCATTGAGGTAGAGCGCGGCGTCCTGGAGCAGGAAGCGCTACTCGTCCTCGGCCCGTGGCTCCACTCACTGCGTACCGGAAGGCCGCACATCACCTGGGCGTACAGCGTTGGCATCAACGAGGGCCACAGCGACCAGGTCTTGACCGAGCTCCGCCGCACGCACGATCTGGTGATACGGCGGTACGGGGCGATTGAGGAAGGCGTGCTAGGCGGCCACGGCGAAGACGCGTTCCGTGTGCCAACTGGACCGCTTGGTGACGAGCCAGCCAAGGTCGTACGCGACTTCACCGAGTCCGGCGCACGCTCGGTGCTCATCGAGGGCAGCGATAACGAGGTAGCACGTTTGCTTGCTGACCTGGTGGACCGCATAGTCATCGATGTGCCCAGCACTCCTCCGTCCTCAGTACCAACACCAGCAAGCAAGTTGGTCCCGAGCGAATTCCGGCTGGTAGATGCAGGGTGCCCTGGCCCGCAGGTGCGTCTGATAGCGATACGAGAGTCAGCCGGAACCATTAGCTGA
- a CDS encoding NACHT domain-containing protein, protein MTPISFLNSLRRRLNSRSPQTTFGDVDISGYFAAGRDINVRNVAVVDSLLEKRDARIRRKLITKVLPAWVRGEEYWRGGESMDLPASMEFGISYVARQQLHRDPMNQLFAAERWESMDVNQALEVSSGKLLILGNSGTGKTRALHKIMHTAINQATLGDHSPVPFYLHLSEWSGPRKEMWRWFVQSIHETYGVPQRILVQWLTDSELMLILDGLDELRFRERRECISALNKFVSSNPGTQVVVASRLNEYRDTGRKLNLKASLVINEIDERQVSDFVGSFGDSLSNLNHALGRDGQLRQLLCNPLMLRLAISVYSAGDSPDFAASGDRRRSILAAYVNSAERSMKRGADAGMWLAFTALGLREQRRSLFCPDRAPVEFLPNKFKKLAETRTLLMAFLFVAVPSFILRLVMALFAPESPSKSVHLSLAFAVPITYGSLAWMVARGDIWAPAVARRTSVARSLFKFAKRLLGVLLVEGVMGISLVLSGAADDFLGGICLAFLTVLAIFPALKMARESQTLDPSEMPDRVGGEISNLVRSTVTVAILVSAATYVTLSAAFYFFRSASVVSQGMLYSPLLNSFFYVVPTAFIAALRNGGLDLIRRGQCRRIMTKAGYFPRRHKTSLEEARRVSLLVPRRGALEFRHPLIRDYLSECISGDGLHPFVSLRSTQKAE, encoded by the coding sequence TTGACACCCATAAGTTTTTTAAACAGCTTGCGACGCCGCCTGAACTCCAGGTCACCTCAGACCACATTTGGTGACGTTGATATATCTGGCTACTTTGCGGCCGGTCGCGATATCAACGTACGCAATGTGGCCGTTGTGGATTCGCTTCTAGAGAAGCGGGATGCGCGTATTCGTAGGAAGCTCATTACTAAAGTGCTGCCCGCGTGGGTGAGAGGGGAGGAGTATTGGCGCGGCGGGGAAAGTATGGATCTTCCTGCATCGATGGAGTTTGGGATCTCCTATGTGGCTCGACAGCAGCTGCATCGGGATCCGATGAACCAACTTTTCGCGGCTGAAAGATGGGAGTCCATGGATGTCAATCAGGCGCTAGAAGTATCGTCTGGCAAGCTGCTCATACTGGGTAACTCTGGCACCGGTAAGACCCGTGCCTTACATAAAATTATGCACACGGCGATTAATCAGGCTACGTTGGGCGATCACAGCCCTGTACCCTTCTACCTGCATTTGTCCGAGTGGTCTGGACCTCGCAAGGAGATGTGGCGCTGGTTCGTTCAGTCCATTCACGAAACATATGGAGTTCCCCAGAGAATTTTAGTTCAATGGCTCACGGACTCCGAGTTAATGCTGATCCTTGACGGTCTCGATGAACTGAGGTTCCGAGAGCGGCGCGAGTGTATATCTGCTCTAAATAAATTCGTGTCCAGTAACCCCGGTACGCAAGTTGTGGTTGCTAGTCGACTGAATGAATACCGTGACACGGGGAGGAAGCTTAATCTTAAAGCCTCTTTGGTGATCAATGAAATCGACGAGCGTCAAGTATCCGATTTTGTCGGTAGCTTCGGGGATTCTCTTTCTAACCTCAATCACGCTCTGGGTCGGGATGGCCAACTCAGGCAACTCCTGTGCAACCCGCTGATGCTCCGCTTAGCGATTTCTGTGTACTCAGCAGGCGATTCGCCGGATTTTGCTGCATCTGGTGACAGGCGAAGGAGTATCCTGGCGGCCTATGTTAATTCCGCCGAGCGTAGCATGAAGAGGGGGGCTGACGCGGGAATGTGGCTCGCTTTCACGGCCCTTGGGTTGAGAGAGCAGCGTAGGTCGCTCTTTTGCCCGGATCGCGCCCCGGTGGAATTTCTCCCCAATAAGTTTAAGAAATTGGCGGAGACGCGTACGCTGCTGATGGCGTTTCTGTTTGTTGCGGTCCCCTCGTTTATTCTGCGGCTTGTGATGGCTCTATTCGCCCCGGAATCGCCGTCTAAAAGCGTTCATCTCAGTTTGGCTTTTGCTGTGCCGATTACTTATGGATCCCTTGCTTGGATGGTAGCTAGAGGTGACATATGGGCGCCTGCGGTTGCTAGAAGGACATCGGTGGCGCGCAGCCTGTTTAAATTCGCCAAGCGGCTTCTCGGGGTGCTCCTTGTGGAGGGAGTGATGGGGATTTCGCTTGTTCTGTCTGGCGCGGCAGATGATTTTCTGGGCGGTATATGTTTGGCTTTTCTAACCGTGCTTGCAATCTTTCCTGCGCTTAAGATGGCTCGTGAATCTCAGACGTTAGACCCGAGCGAGATGCCTGATCGTGTAGGTGGAGAGATTTCTAATCTGGTTCGCTCCACTGTGACAGTCGCCATCCTCGTATCTGCGGCAACTTATGTAACCTTGTCTGCGGCATTCTATTTTTTTCGTTCCGCCTCTGTCGTCAGTCAAGGAATGCTCTACTCTCCGCTTCTTAATTCCTTCTTCTACGTAGTTCCGACCGCCTTCATTGCCGCTCTAAGGAATGGGGGATTGGATTTGATCCGGAGAGGCCAATGTAGGCGAATAATGACAAAGGCGGGTTATTTTCCTCGGCGTCATAAGACTTCGCTTGAGGAAGCCAGGCGGGTTTCGCTACTGGTTCCGCGCCGAGGGGCTTTGGAGTTTAGGCACCCACTGATCAGAGATTATCTTTCTGAGTGTATTTCCGGGGATGGCTTGCACCCATTCGTGTCCCTTCGGAGCACGCAAAAAGCCGAATGA
- a CDS encoding GNAT family N-acetyltransferase codes for MATTSYLLHGPRVALRHVRRQDYDELTALAQESAEMLRPWLGARDHTPEAFESYLERIERPTHEGFVICLNGTGAIVGGININNIVRGTFQSGTVGYSAYASTTGRGYMTEGLRLVLQLAFGQLALHRLEANIQPDNTSSLNLIKRLGFQREGYSTAFQLINGEWRDHERWAITAEMQRRSG; via the coding sequence ATGGCAACCACCAGCTACCTTCTACACGGGCCGCGAGTGGCCTTACGCCACGTCCGCCGTCAGGACTACGACGAACTCACAGCGCTGGCCCAAGAAAGCGCCGAGATGCTCCGCCCCTGGCTCGGCGCCCGCGATCACACGCCGGAAGCTTTCGAGAGCTACCTTGAGCGGATCGAGCGGCCCACCCACGAAGGCTTCGTGATCTGTCTGAACGGCACTGGAGCGATCGTGGGTGGCATCAACATCAACAACATCGTCAGGGGCACCTTCCAGAGCGGGACCGTGGGCTATTCCGCCTACGCCTCCACCACCGGCCGCGGCTATATGACCGAAGGACTGAGGCTCGTGCTTCAGCTCGCCTTCGGTCAGCTGGCACTGCACAGGCTGGAGGCGAACATCCAGCCTGACAACACCTCCTCGCTGAACCTCATCAAGCGCCTGGGCTTCCAGCGCGAGGGCTACTCGACAGCCTTCCAGCTCATCAACGGCGAGTGGAGGGACCACGAGCGCTGGGCCATCACTGCCGAGATGCAACGGCGGTCCGGCTAA
- a CDS encoding haloacid dehalogenase type II, which yields MNEGSVMPERPILVFDVNETLLDLEALRPAFDRIFDDPGAMRLWFANLVTYSEALTLSGAYVPFADIGGAVLRMLAATRDITISDADGAELTERFGSMPPHPEVPAALRRLRDHGFRLFTLTNNTLEVSERQLERAGVIDLFERRFSVETVRRHKPAPEVYQGVAAALEADPGGICMIACHVWDTIGAAAAGWQSALILREGNAPLDVGPQPDYIGQDLDAVADRLVERYGG from the coding sequence GTGAACGAAGGATCCGTTATGCCTGAGCGACCGATCCTGGTCTTCGACGTCAACGAAACCCTGCTCGACCTGGAGGCGCTCCGCCCCGCCTTTGACAGGATTTTCGACGACCCCGGCGCCATGCGCCTGTGGTTCGCCAACCTGGTCACCTACTCCGAGGCGCTCACGCTCAGCGGAGCGTACGTTCCGTTCGCCGACATCGGCGGTGCCGTGCTCCGGATGCTCGCCGCCACACGCGACATCACGATCAGTGACGCCGACGGCGCCGAGCTCACGGAGCGGTTTGGCAGTATGCCGCCCCATCCCGAAGTCCCGGCGGCCCTGCGCCGGCTGCGCGACCACGGCTTCCGGCTGTTCACGCTCACCAACAACACGCTGGAGGTTTCTGAACGGCAGCTGGAGCGGGCGGGTGTGATCGATCTTTTCGAGCGCCGCTTCAGCGTGGAGACCGTACGGCGCCATAAGCCGGCGCCGGAGGTGTACCAGGGAGTGGCCGCCGCGCTCGAGGCCGATCCTGGGGGCATCTGCATGATCGCGTGCCACGTCTGGGACACGATCGGCGCTGCGGCGGCCGGTTGGCAGTCCGCGCTCATCCTCCGCGAGGGCAACGCGCCCCTCGACGTCGGCCCGCAGCCCGACTACATCGGGCAGGACCTCGATGCGGTTGCCGACCGGCTGGTCGAGCGGTATGGCGGTTGA